The following proteins come from a genomic window of Bacteroidales bacterium:
- a CDS encoding cyanophycin synthetase — MNITEFSLHSSKNVFNSMAAGITTKLPDLRKNEMKENFEDFQTLEHRLEFVSTVRGIDFINDSMATTVNATWFALECMSKPVVWIVGGYDKGNEYAELKELVKEKVKAVVCLGINNKKIYKNFKGDVEIMVNAVSAVEAVNFAYQLSEKGDIILFSPACPSFDLYDDCEERGNKFKEAVRNL; from the coding sequence ATGAACATAACTGAATTTTCATTACACAGCAGCAAAAATGTTTTCAATTCAATGGCAGCGGGTATAACAACAAAACTTCCTGATTTAAGAAAGAATGAAATGAAAGAAAATTTCGAGGATTTTCAAACTCTCGAACATAGGTTGGAATTTGTTAGCACAGTCAGAGGTATTGATTTTATTAATGATTCGATGGCAACTACTGTTAATGCAACATGGTTCGCATTGGAATGTATGTCTAAACCTGTTGTCTGGATAGTGGGCGGATACGATAAAGGAAATGAATATGCTGAGTTGAAAGAACTTGTTAAAGAAAAGGTTAAGGCAGTTGTTTGTCTCGGTATTAATAATAAAAAGATTTATAAAAATTTTAAAGGAGATGTTGAAATAATGGTTAATGCAGTAAGTGCCGTAGAAGCCGTGAATTTCGCTTATCAACTTTCGGAAAAAGGCGATATTATTTTGTTTTCTCCCGCCTGTCCAAGTTTTGATTTATATGATGATTGCGAAGAAAGAGGAAATAAATTTAAAGAAGCCGTAAGAAATTTATAA
- a CDS encoding FtsW/RodA/SpoVE family cell cycle protein: protein MSETTTLINLQKRIKGDKVIWAIVFILSVFSLLAVYSSIGTLAYRYKEGNTYYYLFKHLFILLFGIFLMYATHLIKYTYYSRLSQLLLIITIPLQLLTLFTGTNLNEASRWLTLPIINLSFQTSDLAKLALIMYVARLLSKKQDEIKDFKSAFIPIMLPVLIVCGLIFPANFSTAAILFATCFILMFIGRVNIKYLLAFMGIGLVIISIALAIAFKYPHVLPRFETWKNRIENFKSGETNNNYQVEQAKIAIATGGVFGKLPGKSIQRNFLPHPYSDFIFAIIIEEYGLAGGMLIVFLYVILLFRAIKIASKCDKVFPALLVVGCALILIFQAFINMAVAVNILPVTGQTLPMVSMGGTSIWFTSISIGIMLSVSKSYEIEDKTEEEEIEK, encoded by the coding sequence ATGAGCGAAACAACAACATTAATAAATTTACAAAAAAGAATAAAAGGTGACAAAGTGATATGGGCAATTGTCTTTATTTTGTCTGTATTTTCGCTTCTTGCAGTTTACAGTTCCATCGGCACCCTTGCTTATCGCTATAAAGAAGGAAACACCTATTATTATTTGTTCAAACACCTCTTCATACTTTTATTCGGAATTTTTCTTATGTATGCCACTCATCTCATCAAATATACATATTATTCGCGTCTTTCACAATTGCTTTTAATAATTACAATTCCGTTGCAGTTGCTGACATTATTTACAGGAACAAATTTAAACGAAGCAAGTCGCTGGCTGACTTTACCGATTATAAATCTGTCATTTCAAACATCAGATTTGGCAAAGCTTGCATTGATAATGTATGTTGCACGACTGCTTTCAAAAAAACAGGATGAAATTAAAGATTTCAAATCGGCATTCATACCAATTATGCTTCCTGTATTGATTGTGTGTGGATTGATTTTTCCCGCCAACTTTTCAACTGCTGCAATATTATTTGCAACATGTTTTATACTCATGTTTATAGGAAGGGTAAATATAAAATATTTACTTGCGTTTATGGGTATTGGATTGGTCATAATTTCAATAGCTCTCGCTATTGCTTTTAAATATCCGCATGTATTACCACGATTTGAAACATGGAAAAACAGAATTGAAAATTTCAAAAGCGGCGAAACGAATAATAATTATCAGGTAGAGCAGGCAAAGATTGCAATTGCTACCGGAGGAGTTTTTGGAAAACTTCCAGGGAAAAGCATCCAGCGTAATTTTCTTCCACATCCTTATTCCGATTTTATTTTTGCAATAATTATTGAGGAATATGGTCTCGCGGGAGGAATGCTTATTGTATTTTTGTATGTTATTTTACTTTTCAGGGCAATAAAAATTGCCTCGAAATGCGACAAAGTATTTCCCGCACTTCTCGTTGTGGGTTGTGCTTTGATATTAATATTCCAGGCATTCATAAATATGGCTGTTGCTGTAAATATTTTGCCTGTAACAGGGCAAACACTGCCAATGGTGAGCATGGGAGGAACATCAATTTGGTTTACGAGCATTTCAATCGGCATTATGTTGAGCGTAAGCAAAAGTTATGAAATTGAAGATAAAACTGAAGAAGAAGAAATTGAAAAATAA
- the murG gene encoding undecaprenyldiphospho-muramoylpentapeptide beta-N-acetylglucosaminyltransferase yields the protein MKNNFKIIISGGGTGGHVFPAIAIANEIKAKYPFAEILFVGAKGRIEMEKVPAAGYKIEGLWISGLQRKITFKNFLLPIKLISSLLKVNKIINNFKPDVVVGVGGYASGPLLRVATMKKNPSLIQEQNSYPGITNKLLAKKVNKICVAYNGMEKFFPKEKIIITGNPVRKDILDTESKRNVAIKHFELENKNTLLVIGGSLGARTINESISKNLELLSKNNIQVIWQTGKNYFEKAKKSVSALNVKNIKVFDFINEMDLAYSAADIVVSRAGAIAISELCIVGKPAILIPSPNVAEDHQTKNAMALVNKNAAILLKDNEAIEKSGTEIIALFNNIEKQKQISENIKKLAKRNATELIVKEILNLIK from the coding sequence TTGAAAAATAATTTTAAAATAATAATAAGCGGCGGAGGCACAGGAGGGCACGTATTTCCGGCTATTGCAATAGCTAATGAAATAAAAGCAAAATATCCGTTTGCTGAAATACTTTTTGTTGGTGCTAAAGGAAGAATTGAAATGGAAAAAGTTCCGGCAGCAGGATATAAAATCGAAGGACTCTGGATTAGCGGATTGCAAAGAAAAATAACATTTAAAAATTTTTTACTGCCAATAAAATTAATATCAAGTTTGCTCAAAGTAAATAAAATAATAAACAATTTCAAACCCGATGTAGTTGTTGGTGTTGGCGGATACGCCAGTGGTCCTTTATTGAGAGTTGCAACAATGAAAAAAAATCCATCGCTTATTCAGGAACAAAATTCATATCCCGGAATTACAAATAAACTTCTTGCAAAAAAAGTAAATAAGATTTGCGTGGCATATAACGGTATGGAAAAGTTTTTTCCGAAAGAAAAAATTATTATTACCGGAAATCCAGTCAGAAAGGATATTCTGGATACTGAAAGCAAAAGAAACGTTGCAATAAAACATTTTGAACTTGAAAATAAAAATACACTTCTTGTAATAGGTGGCAGCTTGGGTGCACGAACGATTAATGAAAGCATCAGTAAAAATCTGGAATTATTATCAAAAAATAATATTCAGGTTATCTGGCAGACAGGAAAAAATTATTTTGAAAAAGCAAAAAAATCAGTGAGTGCTTTAAATGTTAAAAATATTAAAGTATTTGATTTTATAAATGAAATGGATTTGGCATATTCTGCCGCAGATATTGTGGTGTCGCGTGCAGGAGCAATTGCTATTTCGGAATTGTGCATTGTAGGCAAACCGGCAATTTTAATTCCTTCACCGAATGTTGCTGAAGACCATCAGACAAAAAATGCAATGGCATTAGTAAATAAAAATGCTGCAATACTGCTCAAAGATAATGAAGCAATTGAAAAATCAGGAACGGAAATCATTGCATTATTTAACAATATTGAAAAGCAAAAGCAAATCAGTGAAAATATAAAAAAACTCGCAAAGAGAAATGCAACGGAATTAATAGTTAAAGAAATTTTAAATTTGATAAAATAA
- a CDS encoding GxxExxY protein — MEYSEKEYPLQEESYQIIGICMEVHRTLGKGLLEIVYKDAIEYEFRKKNIFYERERKYEVEYKGIILPHYFFADFVVYDKIILEIKAQNGIVDEHYSWVINYLAISKCSLGLIVNFGKNSLVTKRIIL, encoded by the coding sequence ATGGAATATTCAGAAAAAGAATATCCGTTACAAGAAGAAAGTTATCAAATTATTGGAATATGTATGGAAGTTCATCGCACTTTGGGAAAAGGGTTACTGGAAATAGTTTACAAAGATGCTATTGAATACGAATTTCGCAAGAAAAATATTTTTTATGAACGTGAAAGAAAATATGAAGTTGAATACAAAGGAATAATTCTCCCTCATTATTTCTTTGCCGATTTTGTTGTGTATGACAAAATAATATTGGAAATAAAAGCTCAAAATGGAATAGTTGATGAACATTATAGTTGGGTAATAAATTATTTGGCAATATCCAAATGTTCCTTAGGATTAATAGTTAATTTTGGTAAAAATTCATTAGTTACAAAAAGAATAATTTTATAA
- the murC gene encoding UDP-N-acetylmuramate--L-alanine ligase gives MNLEKLNTIYFIGIGGIGMSALARYFNARGKNVSGYDKTPTPLTQQLINEGIEIHFEENIKMLPEKIDLVVYTPAIPSTHTELKYFKENGYEIKKRSEVLGLLTKDNFTIAVAGTHGKTTISSMLAHIFKSSGINILGFIGGITQNYDSNFFNSENFKAVIVEADEYDRSFLQLHPDIAVISSMDADHLDIYGDKNYMLESYNLFAKQIKKNGKLIYKKSLPVAGNTGNPKYQYSAFAVADYYAERIKKNGAHYKFYFNSDELKNEEINLQTDAFYNVENAVAAIAVCLNFGLNIEQIKSALASYKGVKRRFEYQVKSDKIIYIDDYAHHPEELKACINSVKKLYPGKKITGVFQPHLYTRTRDFADEFARSLELLDELILLEIYPARELPIEGVSSKMLFNKVNINNKSSCSKEQLVDILKNKKTEIILTLGAGDIDQLVIPIKEMLLGKYKIKNV, from the coding sequence TTGAATCTCGAAAAATTAAATACAATTTATTTTATAGGCATCGGAGGCATCGGAATGAGTGCCCTTGCCAGATATTTTAATGCAAGAGGAAAAAATGTAAGCGGTTATGATAAAACTCCAACGCCGCTTACACAACAATTAATAAATGAAGGCATAGAAATACATTTTGAAGAAAACATAAAAATGCTTCCCGAAAAAATTGATTTGGTGGTTTACACTCCGGCGATACCTTCAACGCATACAGAATTAAAATATTTTAAAGAAAACGGGTATGAAATAAAAAAACGCTCGGAAGTTCTCGGTTTATTGACAAAGGATAATTTTACTATTGCGGTTGCCGGCACACATGGCAAAACAACAATATCATCAATGCTTGCTCACATATTTAAATCTTCGGGAATAAATATACTCGGATTTATAGGAGGTATAACACAAAACTATGACTCTAATTTTTTTAACTCCGAAAATTTCAAAGCAGTAATTGTGGAAGCAGATGAATACGACAGGTCTTTTCTACAGTTGCATCCTGATATTGCTGTGATATCTTCAATGGATGCTGACCATTTGGATATTTACGGAGACAAAAATTACATGCTCGAATCATATAATCTTTTTGCAAAACAAATAAAGAAAAACGGAAAACTCATTTATAAAAAATCGCTGCCTGTTGCAGGTAATACGGGCAATCCGAAATATCAATACTCTGCGTTTGCAGTTGCCGATTATTATGCTGAAAGAATTAAAAAAAACGGTGCTCATTATAAATTTTATTTTAATTCCGATGAATTAAAAAATGAAGAAATAAATTTACAAACGGATGCTTTTTATAATGTTGAAAATGCAGTTGCAGCAATTGCTGTTTGCCTTAATTTCGGTTTGAATATAGAACAAATAAAATCAGCACTTGCAAGTTATAAAGGTGTAAAACGACGATTCGAATATCAGGTTAAATCTGATAAGATAATATATATTGATGATTATGCTCATCATCCCGAAGAACTTAAAGCATGTATTAATTCAGTAAAAAAACTTTACCCTGGGAAAAAAATCACTGGAGTTTTTCAACCGCATCTTTATACAAGAACAAGGGACTTTGCCGATGAATTTGCAAGGAGTTTGGAATTACTCGATGAACTTATTTTGCTCGAGATATATCCGGCAAGAGAATTACCGATTGAAGGAGTTAGCTCGAAAATGTTGTTTAATAAGGTTAATATAAATAATAAATCATCGTGTTCAAAGGAACAATTGGTCGATATTCTGAAAAATAAAAAAACGGAAATTATTTTAACACTTGGCGCAGGGGATATCGACCAGTTGGTAATACCAATAAAAGAAATGTTGTTGGGAAAATATAAAATAAAAAATGTTTAA
- the ftsA gene encoding cell division protein FtsA codes for MEASEILVGLDVGTTKIAAIVGRKNEYDKIEILGIGRSESVGVTRGVVTHIEKTVQSIRAAVDEAENKSGVNINVVNVGIAGQHIRSIQQRGTRIRSNVEAEISQADINALVDDMYKLVMQPGEEIIHVIPQEYIVDNEPGIKEPIGMSGVCIEGNFHIVIGQVSAAQNIVKCIRRAGLEVENMTLESIASSEAVLGKEEKEAGVVLIDIGGGTTDIAIFQEGIIRHTAVIPFGGNVITEDIKMGCSIIREHAELLKIKFGSALASENKENEIVSIPGIRGREHKEISLKNLASIIQARMEEIIEQVYYEIKNSGFERKLIAGAVLTGGGAQLKHLVQLCEYITGLDTRVGYPNEHLANATSEECTSPSYATGIGLVIKGLEKVEKKTQVDKTVTQPDKSRGGFFDKIFAKGKQFFEGDNIN; via the coding sequence ATGGAAGCATCAGAAATATTAGTTGGTTTGGATGTTGGCACAACAAAAATTGCAGCCATTGTCGGTCGTAAAAATGAATACGACAAAATTGAAATACTCGGAATCGGTCGTTCTGAATCGGTTGGTGTTACAAGAGGTGTTGTAACTCATATTGAAAAAACAGTTCAGTCAATCAGGGCAGCTGTTGATGAAGCAGAAAACAAATCGGGTGTCAATATTAATGTTGTTAATGTGGGTATTGCAGGACAACATATAAGAAGCATTCAGCAACGCGGAACTAGAATAAGAAGTAATGTTGAAGCTGAAATTAGTCAGGCAGATATAAATGCATTGGTTGACGATATGTATAAACTCGTGATGCAACCCGGTGAGGAAATTATTCACGTAATTCCGCAGGAATATATAGTGGACAATGAACCCGGAATAAAAGAACCAATCGGGATGTCTGGAGTTTGCATTGAAGGAAATTTTCATATTGTCATTGGTCAGGTTTCTGCCGCACAGAATATAGTTAAGTGCATCAGAAGAGCAGGACTTGAAGTCGAAAACATGACACTTGAATCAATTGCATCATCAGAAGCTGTTCTTGGTAAAGAAGAAAAAGAAGCGGGAGTAGTGCTGATAGATATTGGCGGAGGAACTACTGATATTGCCATTTTTCAGGAAGGAATAATACGCCATACAGCGGTAATACCTTTTGGCGGAAATGTTATTACTGAAGATATTAAAATGGGATGTTCAATAATAAGAGAACATGCGGAATTGCTGAAAATAAAATTTGGCTCGGCACTTGCCAGTGAAAATAAGGAAAACGAAATTGTTTCAATTCCCGGCATCAGAGGGCGAGAACACAAAGAAATCTCTTTGAAAAACCTTGCAAGTATTATACAAGCAAGGATGGAAGAGATTATTGAACAGGTATATTATGAAATTAAAAATTCGGGATTTGAAAGAAAACTTATTGCAGGTGCTGTTTTAACAGGAGGTGGCGCACAACTCAAACATCTTGTTCAGTTGTGTGAATACATAACAGGGCTTGATACACGTGTTGGTTATCCTAATGAGCATCTTGCAAACGCTACTTCCGAAGAGTGTACAAGTCCTTCTTACGCAACAGGAATTGGTTTGGTGATAAAAGGATTGGAAAAAGTTGAGAAAAAAACTCAGGTTGATAAAACAGTAACGCAGCCCGATAAATCAAGAGGTGGCTTTTTTGACAAGATTTTTGCAAAAGGAAAACAATTTTTTGAAGGCGACAACATAAACTAA
- the ftsZ gene encoding cell division protein FtsZ, whose amino-acid sequence MIQFDSPKDHSSIIKVLGIGGGGSNAVTHMFNQGIKGVDFIVCNTDAQALEHSPVSMKIQIGEKLTEGLGAGSKPEVGREAAIENIDKIKEFLGNNTKMVFITAGMGGGTGTGAAPIIAATAKEMGILTVGIVTLPFIFEGKNRRAQAEEGIKELKDHVDTLLVICNDKLREIYGNLSLKNAFAHADDVLSTASKGIAEIITGAGLVNVDFNDVNTVMNNGGTAIMGYATAEGENRAIEVAEKALACPILNDNNIQGASQILLYINSGTSKEVTMDEVGEISEYVQNEAGSTANIIFGVGYNEELGDKLSLIVIATGFKSRNFGFTTPQKSEKIIIELEKPINKIKEEDYTKKTNEPLIIKKLEIEEPPRPQIDVAVAETEMQIADEVKDITENNIINTVDEKIAKEDFFKLKIKEPADDSTTSNKKSDDIARFAEKQMQTSKDRIARLKEISYNLKTQSGNITDLEKEPAYERKKIEFVPLAHSSESQVSKFSLSVDDEKKGEIKSNNSFLHDNVD is encoded by the coding sequence ATGATACAATTCGATTCACCAAAAGACCATTCATCAATCATCAAAGTTTTAGGTATTGGCGGCGGCGGTAGCAATGCTGTAACTCACATGTTTAATCAGGGAATCAAAGGTGTTGATTTCATAGTTTGCAATACTGATGCGCAAGCCCTCGAACACAGCCCTGTTTCGATGAAAATACAAATTGGTGAAAAACTTACCGAAGGGTTAGGTGCCGGTTCAAAGCCCGAAGTAGGGCGAGAAGCCGCAATCGAAAATATTGATAAAATAAAAGAGTTTCTTGGAAATAATACAAAAATGGTTTTTATAACTGCCGGAATGGGAGGCGGAACAGGCACAGGAGCAGCACCTATTATTGCAGCCACTGCTAAAGAAATGGGAATACTCACTGTAGGCATTGTTACATTACCTTTTATTTTCGAAGGTAAGAACAGGCGGGCTCAAGCAGAAGAAGGAATTAAGGAATTGAAAGACCATGTTGATACTCTCCTTGTAATTTGTAATGATAAACTCAGAGAAATATATGGAAATCTGAGTTTAAAAAATGCATTTGCTCACGCAGATGACGTGCTGTCAACCGCTTCAAAAGGTATTGCTGAAATTATTACAGGTGCCGGTTTGGTGAATGTTGATTTCAACGATGTTAATACAGTTATGAATAACGGAGGAACAGCCATAATGGGATATGCTACTGCAGAAGGCGAAAACAGAGCAATTGAAGTTGCCGAAAAAGCACTCGCCTGCCCTATTTTAAACGATAATAATATTCAGGGAGCAAGTCAGATATTGCTTTATATAAATTCAGGAACTTCAAAAGAAGTTACCATGGATGAAGTAGGAGAAATTTCCGAATATGTACAAAATGAAGCAGGCTCAACAGCAAATATAATTTTTGGTGTTGGCTATAACGAGGAACTTGGCGATAAATTAAGTTTAATTGTAATTGCTACAGGATTTAAATCAAGAAATTTTGGATTTACAACTCCGCAGAAATCCGAAAAAATTATTATCGAACTCGAAAAACCTATAAACAAAATAAAAGAAGAAGATTACACAAAGAAAACAAACGAGCCACTTATAATTAAAAAACTTGAAATAGAAGAGCCGCCGCGTCCGCAAATTGATGTTGCCGTTGCTGAAACTGAAATGCAAATTGCCGATGAAGTAAAAGATATAACAGAAAATAATATTATAAATACAGTTGATGAAAAAATCGCAAAAGAAGATTTTTTTAAATTAAAAATAAAAGAACCTGCTGACGATTCAACAACTTCAAATAAAAAATCGGACGACATAGCAAGATTTGCTGAAAAGCAAATGCAGACATCAAAGGACAGAATAGCCAGATTGAAAGAAATAAGTTATAATTTAAAAACACAATCCGGAAATATCACCGACCTTGAAAAGGAACCTGCCTACGAAAGAAAGAAAATAGAATTTGTTCCACTTGCACATTCTTCGGAATCGCAGGTTTCAAAATTCTCGCTTTCTGTTGATGATGAAAAAAAAGGCGAAATAAAATCTAATAATTCCTTTCTTCACGACAATGTTGACTAA
- a CDS encoding GatB/YqeY domain-containing protein, with the protein MLVDKVNNDIKTAMLARERDKLEAIRAIKAALLLAQTSGEAVTEETELKILQKLVKQRKESAEIYSSQNRQDLADKEIFEAEIIEKYLPKQLSEEELQKVIAEIISQNQITSIKEMGKAIGIANKQLAGKADGKSIAEMVKKLLG; encoded by the coding sequence ATGCTTGTTGATAAGGTAAATAACGACATCAAAACTGCAATGCTTGCAAGAGAAAGAGACAAGCTCGAAGCAATTCGAGCAATTAAAGCAGCATTGCTTCTTGCCCAAACTTCAGGTGAAGCGGTAACAGAAGAAACCGAATTGAAAATTTTGCAGAAACTTGTTAAGCAAAGAAAAGAATCAGCCGAAATTTATAGTTCTCAAAACCGGCAGGACCTGGCTGACAAAGAAATTTTCGAAGCGGAAATAATTGAAAAATATTTACCAAAACAACTTTCCGAAGAAGAACTTCAAAAAGTGATTGCAGAAATTATTTCTCAAAACCAAATTACTTCAATAAAAGAAATGGGAAAAGCAATCGGAATTGCAAACAAACAACTCGCCGGAAAAGCCGACGGAAAATCAATTGCGGAAATGGTGAAGAAACTGCTGGGATAA
- the lepA gene encoding translation elongation factor 4, which yields MKNIRNFCIIAHIDHGKSTLADRLLEFTKTISSRDLQEQVLDDMDLERERGITIKSHAIQMDYEFEGEKYQLNLIDTPGHVDFSYEVSRSIAACEGALLVVDASQGIEAQTISNLYLALNHNLEIIPIVNKIDLESANPEEVKDQIVDLVGCKREDIIEASGKTGIGIEKILEAIIKKISHPKGNADAPLQALIFDSVFNSYRGIIAYYRVFNGTICKGDKVKFVNTNKEYTADEVGILRMLKEPKDSIKAGDVGYIISGIKEAKEVKVGDTITHVNNHAEGIHGFENVKPMVFAGIYPVETEDFEELRTAMEKLQLNDASLVFEPETSAALGFGFRCGFLGMLHLEIVQERLLRESEMTVITTVPNVSYKAYTTKNEVLAINNPSDLPDPSKIARIEEPYILAQVITKSEYVGAIMTLCIEKRGILKNQVYLTTDRVEVAFEMPLGEIVFDFYDKLKTISRGYASFDYHTLDYRESKLVKLDILLNSEPVDALSALIHAEHSYQLGRKMCEKLRQLIPRQQFDVAIQASIGSKIIARETVKAVRKDVTAKCYGGDITRKRKLLEKQKAGKKRMRQIGSVEVPQKAFLAVLSLND from the coding sequence ATGAAAAACATCAGGAATTTTTGCATCATAGCTCATATTGACCATGGCAAAAGCACACTTGCAGACAGATTGCTCGAATTTACAAAAACTATTTCCTCACGCGATTTGCAGGAACAAGTGCTTGACGATATGGATTTAGAACGCGAACGCGGTATCACAATTAAAAGTCACGCTATTCAGATGGACTATGAATTTGAAGGAGAAAAATATCAATTAAACTTAATTGATACACCCGGACATGTTGATTTTTCGTATGAAGTATCACGTTCAATTGCTGCATGCGAAGGAGCATTGCTTGTTGTTGACGCATCGCAGGGAATAGAAGCACAAACAATTTCTAATCTTTATCTTGCATTAAATCATAATCTCGAAATAATTCCGATTGTGAATAAAATTGACCTTGAAAGTGCAAACCCCGAAGAAGTGAAAGACCAGATTGTAGATTTAGTAGGATGCAAAAGAGAAGACATTATTGAAGCAAGCGGAAAAACAGGAATCGGTATTGAAAAAATTCTTGAAGCAATAATAAAAAAAATATCTCATCCAAAAGGTAACGCTGATGCTCCTTTACAGGCACTGATTTTCGATTCGGTATTCAATTCATACAGGGGAATTATTGCCTATTACCGTGTTTTCAACGGAACAATTTGCAAAGGCGATAAAGTAAAATTTGTAAATACAAATAAAGAATATACTGCCGATGAAGTAGGAATATTACGCATGTTAAAAGAACCGAAAGATTCAATAAAAGCAGGCGATGTAGGTTATATTATTTCCGGAATTAAAGAAGCAAAAGAAGTAAAAGTCGGCGATACAATTACTCATGTTAATAATCATGCCGAAGGAATTCACGGATTTGAAAACGTAAAGCCGATGGTGTTTGCAGGAATATATCCTGTTGAAACCGAAGATTTCGAAGAGTTAAGAACGGCAATGGAGAAATTACAACTGAATGATGCTTCACTTGTTTTTGAGCCCGAAACTTCCGCTGCCTTGGGATTTGGCTTCAGATGCGGTTTTCTGGGAATGTTGCATCTTGAAATAGTTCAGGAGCGACTTTTACGCGAATCCGAAATGACAGTTATCACAACTGTTCCTAACGTTTCCTATAAAGCATATACAACAAAAAATGAAGTTCTGGCAATTAACAATCCTTCCGATTTGCCCGACCCCAGTAAGATTGCTCGTATCGAAGAACCATATATTCTGGCACAGGTGATTACAAAATCGGAATATGTCGGAGCAATAATGACACTTTGTATCGAAAAACGAGGCATACTGAAAAATCAGGTTTACCTCACTACCGACAGGGTTGAAGTAGCATTCGAAATGCCACTTGGTGAAATTGTTTTCGACTTTTATGATAAATTAAAAACTATTTCACGCGGTTATGCTTCTTTCGATTATCACACGCTTGACTACAGAGAATCGAAATTAGTGAAGCTCGACATATTGTTGAACTCCGAACCGGTTGATGCTCTTTCGGCGTTAATTCATGCAGAACATTCATATCAGCTCGGAAGAAAAATGTGTGAAAAACTAAGGCAGTTGATACCGCGTCAGCAATTTGATGTTGCCATACAGGCAAGCATTGGCTCTAAAATTATTGCCCGCGAAACCGTTAAAGCAGTGCGAAAAGATGTTACAGCAAAATGTTATGGCGGTGATATTACACGAAAACGCAAACTACTCGAAAAACAAAAAGCAGGAAAAAAACGAATGCGCCAAATAGGAAGTGTTGAAGTTCCGCAAAAAGCTTTCTTAGCCGTTTTGAGCTTGAATGATTGA